ATGCGGTCGGACAGTTCGGTGCTGGCCGGCACCCGCGCGTCGTCGCGGCGGCGCAGGATGGGCTGGCCGTCGACGTGCGCCCACAGCCAGTCGGCGAAGCTGCCGTGCTCCCGCTGCATCCGCAGGAATACCTTGGCGTTGCGGATGGCGCTCTGGATTTTGAGCCGGTTGCGGACGATGCCGGGATCCTGCATCAGCCGCTCGACATCGTCGTCGGTCATCGCCGCCACCTTGGCCGGATCGAAGCCGTGGAAGGCGGCGCGGTAGCCCTCGCGCTTTCTCAAAATGGTGATCCAGGACAGGCCGGCCTGCGCGCCCTCGAGCACCAGCATCTCGAACAGCTTCTGGTCGTCGCGCTCGGGACGGCCCCATTCCCGATCGTGGTAGGCGACGTACAGCGGATCGTCGCCGCACCAGGCGCAGCGTTGGATCTCGTTCATGGCGTGTGCAGCAGGATGTCGATCTTGAGGCCGGTCTTCTGGATGCCGCGGCGCGAGGACAGGCTG
This genomic window from Chromobacterium violaceum ATCC 12472 contains:
- a CDS encoding DNA-3-methyladenine glycosylase I, yielding MNEIQRCAWCGDDPLYVAYHDREWGRPERDDQKLFEMLVLEGAQAGLSWITILRKREGYRAAFHGFDPAKVAAMTDDDVERLMQDPGIVRNRLKIQSAIRNAKVFLRMQREHGSFADWLWAHVDGQPILRRRDDARVPASTELSDRISKALKKAGMNFVGSTVVYAYLQACGVVNDHLSGCFLHPDPGG